Part of the Methanobacterium paludis genome is shown below.
AAACAGATCAATACTTAAGAAAGAACAGAATTGTGGATAAAAATAATTGATTCTCAAAATTCTAATTTATGGTGATAAAATGAAGATAGGAATCTGCGATACCACATTTGCAAGGTTTGACATGGCTGGAGCTGCATTAGACCAGATTAAAGAACAAATTGGCAACATAAAATTCATAAGGCGCACTGTACCTGGTATAAAAGATCTTCCGGTGGCATCAAAAAAACTCATTGAAGAAGAGGGCTGTGAACTTGTCATGGCGTTTGGAATGCCTGGGCCTGAAAAAATAGACAAATTATGTGCACATGAAGCATCAACAGGGCTTATTACTGCTCAACTGATGACCAACACTCATATAATAGAGGTTTTCGTTCACGAAGACGAGGGTCAGGATGATAAAGACCTGAAACAGCTTGCAGAAAACCGTGCAAGAGAACATGCAGATAATGTGGTTAAAATGTTATTTAAACCAGATAAAATGCGTCGAGAAGCAGCTATGGGTATGAGGGAAGGTAGAGAAAATAAAGGACCGTTGTAATTATTTTACTTTTTTAATTTTATTTAATAATAAAAAAAATTACACCCATATTCAGGATAATGCCAATGTTTAAGTTTATTTATCCTATTTTATGACTTTTAATGATGTTAATCACTTTATCACGTGGGCTTTAATTAAGATTGTACTACTTAATGAGTTTAAAAAACTCAGAGGAAATGTTAAATGGAGAAAAAAACCCTTTAAAACTGTCGAAGCGGCGGTTAAACAATCTTACCATGAAATAGATCTGGAAAATGGATAAAAGCTGGTTATTAAATGAATTTAAACTGGAAAAATACATTAAATCATTTTTTAAACAATTAGATAAGTTTTATATGTTTTAAAAATCATAAAATTAATATGAATAAAAAAGATTTGGGGGTAATGTAATGAAAGATGAAGTATTTTTCAGCAAAGGGATGATACATCTTAAAGAGGACTATCCTGACCTTTATGATGTTAGTGTGGCATTAAATGAGGCAGCTTACACAGGAAAGGTTCTTGACTACAAAACCCAGAAACTTGTGGCTATTGGCATAGCAGCGGCAGCTTCTGATGATAGGGCAATAAAAAAACAGATCTTAAGTGGTATGAAAGAGCTGGATATAACAAAAGATGAGATAGTCGATGTTTTAAGAGTGGTTCTTTTAACTGCAGGAAAACCTGCCTTTACAAAGGCTATTAGGATATTATACAAAACAATGGAGTGAGCTGTTAAAGTTTAAACTCAGTTTCACTTCTAAAATCAATTTTTTTAAGATAATTTTTATTATAAACTCATAGGTCCAATTAATTAGGTTCATAAGTCCATTTATAGGAATTCCATAAATTGGAAGTTAAGTCATGAATAAAAAAATTTAACCAATGAAAGATGGATGAATAGCAACCTTTTTAAATGCATTTAACTAATAATGATCATCGCTAATTTTTGGTGATATACTAAATTATATAACCTAACTTTTTTGAGATGTAAGTCTCATGGATGTGGCGAAAGCTGAACAAAAGAGGTGTTTTAATGTACAAATATATAAGAGACGCATGGAAAAATCCAAGCAACTCCTACGTTAAGGAGTTAATGAAAGAAAGAGCTCCTGTTTGGAGAAGAGAAAGTGTAATAGAGAGAATAGACAGACCCACCAGGATCGATAGGGCAAGATCTTTAGGTTACAAAGCTAAAAAAGGATACGTTGTTGTAAGAACCCGAGTCCGTAGAGGAGGAAGGCGAAAAACAAGGTTCACAGCAGGTAGGAAACCTAAAAGGATGGGTGTAGTTAAGATTACTCCTATAAAATCCATCAAAAAAATAGCAGAGGAAAGGGTTGCAAGAAAATACCCGAACCTTGAGGTTTTAAACTCGTACTGGGTATGGGAAGATGGAAAATTCAAGTTCTTTGAAGTAATTCTCGTTGACCCTAATAGTCCTTCAATTAAAAATGACCCTAAAATAAACTGGATCTGTGAGAATCAGCACACCAACCGTGTGTTCAGAGGCCTCACCAGTGAAGGTAAAAAAATAAGAGGACTTAGGGGCAAAGGAAAAGGAGCAGAGAAGGCAAGGTAATCTATGATCCATAACATCTCATACAGAGCATTTGTTTATGGAACAGAAAACCAGGAAAAAGTGGAAAGTGCTATTAAAACACTTTTTCCAACTTCTTCACCTCAAAGTGAATTCACGGAAGGCTACTTTAAAAATCCTGTTTTAATTTTACACGACAAAATCACCAAAAAAAGGGAACTAAGGGATTTTGTCAAAAATTTGGATAAGTTGAAAGATCCTGATAAAAAAAGGATTGTAAATCAACTAGAAAATAAAATGGATCATAAAGGAAATTTATTTTTAAGATTTGATAAACAAAGAGCCTACCTTGAAGATCTGAAGGTGGTTGAGCACGGCGATTCCATTCACGTTAAGATCAAGATCGCAGCTTATCCTGCGAAAAAAGAAGTTGCCTTGAAAATTGCAAGGGAAATATTTGGTGAGTAAATGGTGAGTAAAGTCTTTTTTGATTTTCACGTTCATATTAGCAAAGGAAATGAAAACCTCATCATAGAAGCAGAAAGATTGGGCTACACAGGTATTGCTGTTGTGAAATACTGGGATGAATATGATAAAAATACTTCAAATGATTTTGAAAAGCTGAAAGAAGGAATAAATGAAAATTCCGACCATATTCCCATTAACAAACGTAACTTCCAGATAAAAAGCGCTGTTGAACTCGTTGCAAAGAACCCTGAAGACCTCAAAAGGAAAGTTCAGAAGTTCAGAAACAAAGTTGATATTCTGCTGGTTAACGGCGGCGATGTAAAGATAAACCGGGCTGCATGTGAGGATCCCCGGGTTGATGTATTGTTACAGCCGTATAAAGGTTGCAGAGACAGTGGAATAAACCATGTGCTTGCAAGGAAAGCCGCAGAGAACAGTGTTGCAATAGAGTTAAACCTTAAGTATCTATTTAAAACAGGTTTAAGGCATAGATACAGGGTTTTCAATCAGTTCAGGCATATAATAAATCTTCAACGGAAGTTCGATTTTCCCGTGATCATCACAAGTGATGCTACTTCTATATATGACCTCAGAACTCCTCAAGACATAATTGCACTTGCTCATTGTTTTGGAATGACAGAAGATGAAGCAGAATGTGCTATTTCCGAAACCCCCAAAAGAATAATTGAAAGGACTGAACTGAGAAGTAGTGTTGTAGTAGATGGGGCACGGATAATAAGCGATTTATAATAGTCTTGGAGAATGTTTTTAGAAAACTGTCTAAATCAAAAAGACCCTATTTACAAAAAAAAGCACAATTGGATAAACAAGACTGGTGCTTATAACGTTGATGATATTATAATAATAACTTTCAGTTTAAAATTTAACTTAAGATGATTTAAATGATGAAACTCAAGATACTGCCTCCAACCCTCAGGGTTAAAAAGAGGTACATTGCATTTGAGGTTATATCCCAGTTACCACTCACCAGAGATGATGTTATAGCTATGATCTGGGATGGTTCACAGGATCTTTATGGTGCATGTGGAACAGGCCGATTCGATCTATGGATTGTGAAGGTCTGGAAGTGTGATTCTAACAATCATGAAAGTAGTATGAGAGGAATTCTACGCTGTAATCGGGATGAATTAAATCCTGTAAGGGCCATACTTCCGACAATAACAAAGTTTAGGGGTCGAAGAGTTGTATTCCACACACTTGGAATTTCTGGGACCATCAAATCTGCAATAAAAAAGTTTATTAAACCAGAAGAATAAGATGAATAAATAGTTTATAAACAAAAATAATTTAACTGGTTTATAATAAAGTCTTATAATACAATTTCCAGCAAAAAAAGTTTGATATTTTTTGAGAGCAAATTTCATTTCTTTATTGAAAAATTTAGAGAGGTATATATATGCAACCGTTTCCAGGAGCAGGATATGATAGGGCTATAACTGTATTTAGCCCGGATGGAAGACTATTTCAGGTTGAATATGCAAGAGAAGCTGTAAAAAGAGGTACAACTTCTTTAGGTGTAAAATCAACTGAGGGCATCGTACTTGCAGTTGATAAAAGACCAACAAGCAAACTGGTCGAACCCAAATCCATAGAGAAAATATTCCAGATAGACGACCATATAGGGGCAGCAACCTCTGGATTGGTGGCAGATGCAAGATCTCTTATTGAGAAGGCTAGGATGGAATCTCAGATCAACAAGATAACCTACAATGAGCCAATAAGGGTTGAAGGCCTTGCCAAAAAGATATGTGATATGAAGCAGATGTACACCCAACATGGGGGAGTTAGACCCTTTGGATCAGCTCTTATAATTGGTGGAGTCAACGAATCAGGGTGCAGGCTCTTTGAAACAGACCCAAGTGGTGCTTTAATTGAATATAAAGCTACTGCAATTGGTGCTGGAAGGCAGGTAGCAATGGACGAGTTCGAGAAGAAATATCATGAAGATATCAAGCTTGAAGAAGCCATTGAACTTGCATTAGATGCTGTATATGAAGCAACTGAAGGTAAAACCACAACCGAAAGCGTTGAAATTGCAGTGATTGGGGTTGAAGATAAAAAATTCAGAAAACTTTCAGATGAAGAGATTGCAGAACATGTTGAAGAACTCCTTATAAGGAAATCCAAGGAGGAAGAAGAGGAGTAAATTATGGTTACTCTTGAAGATGCAGTTATAGCCCGTTTGGAATATTATGGTGAACACTTTGAGATTTTGGTAGATCCAGATCTTGCATCGGACTTTAAAGACGGAAAAAAGATAGATATTGAGGAAATACTTGCAGTTGAAGAAGTATTTAAAGACTCTAAAAAAGGGGATAAAGCTTCTGAAGAAGCTATGATGAAGGCTTTCAACACAATCGATCCGCTTGAAGCCGCTGTAACTATAATAAAAAAGGGTCATGTACAGTTAACAGCCCAACAGCGGAAGGAAATGCAGGAAGAGAAACGAAAGCTCATCATTGCAACCATAACAAGAGAATCTATAAATCCTCAGACAAAGCTCCCTCACCCTGCAAGAAGGATAGAAATAGCCATGGATGAATGTAGGATCCATGTAGACCCTTTTAAAAGCGTTGATGAACAGGTAAAAACTGTTATGAAAGCCATACGTACCAAGATACCCATTAGGTTTGAGAAGGTGAGGGTGGCAATAAGGATACCTGGAGACTTCACAGGAAAGGTTTACGGTGTGATCCCTGAGTTTGGAAAGACTAAGAGAGAAGAATGGCAGAAGGATGGGTCATGGGTGGCTGTGGTTGAAATACCAGGTGGTCTACAGGACAGTTTCTACACAAAGTTAAGTGAGCTTACAAAGGGACAGGTGGAAACAAAGCTGATTAAATAAGTTAATAAATTAAGCTAATCACTGACAGTTAGCAAATCACTAGTTAAATCTAGTTAGTAACCTATAGTATATTATAAAAACTAATTACTAACATAAAAGTATTAACGAAGTAATAGACTAAGCTTAAATTAACTTTTTAATTTTTTTGGGCATTCCACATAAAGGAGGCAGAATGTGATATTTGTAAAGGATAAGGAAATAGTAGTTCCTGGAGATGTTCTGGCAGATGAAGAATATCACTCAGGAAGAGGAACTTTCAGGGAAAATAGTAATATATGTTCCTCCCTTGTGGGTCTAGTGGCCATAAGGGATAAAAAAATTAGTGTGATACCCTTACAGAGCAAGTACATTCCAAAAAGGGGAGATGTGGTCATTGGTGAAGTCACAGATATAAGATTCTCCATGTGGAATCTGGATGTAAACTCCCCATATTCCGGATTTTTACCTGCCTCAGACGTTTTTGGAAAGGAAAAACGTGAACTAAGCAGAACATTTGATGTTGGTGACGTTTTATTTTTGAGGGTTGTAGATGTTGACGAGGTAAAAAAGGTGAAACTGGGTCTTAAAGGTAGAGGGCTCGGTAAATTTAGGGGTGGAATTCTCATAAATATCACCCCAACCAAGGTCCCAAGGCTCATAGGTAAAAAAGGCTCCATGATAAATATGATAAAAGATGAGACTCGCTGTGATGTTGTTGTAGGTCAAAACGGTGTTGTATGGGTTAAAGGCGAACTTGAAATGGAAAGGGTGGCTGAAAAAGTTATAATGATGATTGAAGAACAGTCACACACCTCTGGATTGACAGATAGGGTACGGGCCATGCTTTTAGAGCTTCTTGGCAAAGAACCTGAAGAAGAATCTGTAGATGAGCCTGAAGAACTTCAAGAACTGGAAGAACAGGAATCTGAAGAGCCTCAAGAACTGGAAGAACAGGAATCTGAAGAGCCTCAAAAATCTGAAGAACAAGAAGAGGAAGAAGATAAAGAGGAATTTATCCAATAAGCAGGTAATAGCAGGGGTGATTAGTATTATAACAAATAGCAATTTAAGCACAGGTACAGAAACCAGTGCACGGGCTGATGGAAGAGCTTTTGATGAACTAAGACCATTAAAAATAGAAGCAGGAGTGCTTGAAAGGGCTGATGGATCTGCCTATGTTGAAATGGGAGGTAACAAAGTACTTGCAGCAGTATATGGGCCAAGAGAACTTCATATAAGGCGCATAATGATGCCAAATAAGGCTGTTTTAAGGTGCAAGTACAACATGGCGCCATTTTCAGTGGATGACCGTAAAAGACCAGGACCGGACAGAAGGTCTGTAGAAATATCTAAAATAACATCAGAAGCACTGACACCTGCAGTGTTCCTTGAAAAATTTCCACGCTCAACCATAGATGTCTTTATCGAAGTACTTGAAGCCGAAGGCGGAACAAGATGTGCCGGAATAACCGCAGCATCCGTTGCACTTGCAGATGCAGGAGTTCCAATGAGAGATATTGTTGTTGCATGCGCAGCAGGAAAATCCAATGGACAAGTA
Proteins encoded:
- the rrp41 gene encoding exosome complex exonuclease Rrp41, which translates into the protein MISIITNSNLSTGTETSARADGRAFDELRPLKIEAGVLERADGSAYVEMGGNKVLAAVYGPRELHIRRIMMPNKAVLRCKYNMAPFSVDDRKRPGPDRRSVEISKITSEALTPAVFLEKFPRSTIDVFIEVLEAEGGTRCAGITAASVALADAGVPMRDIVVACAAGKSNGQVVMDLSEVEDKEGEADLPIAMMPRTGEITLLQMDGHLTGEEFEKALDLAVEGCKRISEEQKKAIKNRYGD
- a CDS encoding Rpp14/Pop5 family protein; translation: MMKLKILPPTLRVKKRYIAFEVISQLPLTRDDVIAMIWDGSQDLYGACGTGRFDLWIVKVWKCDSNNHESSMRGILRCNRDELNPVRAILPTITKFRGRRVVFHTLGISGTIKSAIKKFIKPEE
- a CDS encoding RNA-binding protein, which encodes MIHNISYRAFVYGTENQEKVESAIKTLFPTSSPQSEFTEGYFKNPVLILHDKITKKRELRDFVKNLDKLKDPDKKRIVNQLENKMDHKGNLFLRFDKQRAYLEDLKVVEHGDSIHVKIKIAAYPAKKEVALKIAREIFGE
- the psmA gene encoding archaeal proteasome endopeptidase complex subunit alpha; the protein is MQPFPGAGYDRAITVFSPDGRLFQVEYAREAVKRGTTSLGVKSTEGIVLAVDKRPTSKLVEPKSIEKIFQIDDHIGAATSGLVADARSLIEKARMESQINKITYNEPIRVEGLAKKICDMKQMYTQHGGVRPFGSALIIGGVNESGCRLFETDPSGALIEYKATAIGAGRQVAMDEFEKKYHEDIKLEEAIELALDAVYEATEGKTTTESVEIAVIGVEDKKFRKLSDEEIAEHVEELLIRKSKEEEEE
- a CDS encoding ribosome assembly factor SBDS, with amino-acid sequence MVTLEDAVIARLEYYGEHFEILVDPDLASDFKDGKKIDIEEILAVEEVFKDSKKGDKASEEAMMKAFNTIDPLEAAVTIIKKGHVQLTAQQRKEMQEEKRKLIIATITRESINPQTKLPHPARRIEIAMDECRIHVDPFKSVDEQVKTVMKAIRTKIPIRFEKVRVAIRIPGDFTGKVYGVIPEFGKTKREEWQKDGSWVAVVEIPGGLQDSFYTKLSELTKGQVETKLIK
- the rnp3 gene encoding ribonuclease P protein component 3; translated protein: MVSKVFFDFHVHISKGNENLIIEAERLGYTGIAVVKYWDEYDKNTSNDFEKLKEGINENSDHIPINKRNFQIKSAVELVAKNPEDLKRKVQKFRNKVDILLVNGGDVKINRAACEDPRVDVLLQPYKGCRDSGINHVLARKAAENSVAIELNLKYLFKTGLRHRYRVFNQFRHIINLQRKFDFPVIITSDATSIYDLRTPQDIIALAHCFGMTEDEAECAISETPKRIIERTELRSSVVVDGARIISDL
- the ribC gene encoding riboflavin synthase; the encoded protein is MKIGICDTTFARFDMAGAALDQIKEQIGNIKFIRRTVPGIKDLPVASKKLIEEEGCELVMAFGMPGPEKIDKLCAHEASTGLITAQLMTNTHIIEVFVHEDEGQDDKDLKQLAENRAREHADNVVKMLFKPDKMRREAAMGMREGRENKGPL
- a CDS encoding 50S ribosomal protein L15e, which encodes MYKYIRDAWKNPSNSYVKELMKERAPVWRRESVIERIDRPTRIDRARSLGYKAKKGYVVVRTRVRRGGRRKTRFTAGRKPKRMGVVKITPIKSIKKIAEERVARKYPNLEVLNSYWVWEDGKFKFFEVILVDPNSPSIKNDPKINWICENQHTNRVFRGLTSEGKKIRGLRGKGKGAEKAR
- the rrp4 gene encoding exosome complex RNA-binding protein Rrp4, with the translated sequence MIFVKDKEIVVPGDVLADEEYHSGRGTFRENSNICSSLVGLVAIRDKKISVIPLQSKYIPKRGDVVIGEVTDIRFSMWNLDVNSPYSGFLPASDVFGKEKRELSRTFDVGDVLFLRVVDVDEVKKVKLGLKGRGLGKFRGGILINITPTKVPRLIGKKGSMINMIKDETRCDVVVGQNGVVWVKGELEMERVAEKVIMMIEEQSHTSGLTDRVRAMLLELLGKEPEEESVDEPEELQELEEQESEEPQELEEQESEEPQKSEEQEEEEDKEEFIQ
- a CDS encoding carboxymuconolactone decarboxylase family protein, giving the protein MKDEVFFSKGMIHLKEDYPDLYDVSVALNEAAYTGKVLDYKTQKLVAIGIAAAASDDRAIKKQILSGMKELDITKDEIVDVLRVVLLTAGKPAFTKAIRILYKTME